TAAATTTAAAGATTTATTTGAAACTAAAATAAGTCCTATGCTCCTTTTAAAGACAAAACTCTGCAAAAATCTTATCACTCTTGAATTACAAGAGTCAGCATCAACAAAAATTTTATCTAACAATCTTGTAATCCATTATCTTTAATACTAAAGAAGATTCTATTTTGTCCTTCCTAATAGGACCAAATACTCTGGAATCATTCAAAATTTTTAAATTCTCATTTAAGAGAAAAAACTCATTTTTCTTTAAAGTAAAGCATTTAATTGGCTCATTAGATTTAAAAAAATCATTTAACTTATAATTACCTATTAAGGTGCCATTTAAATAGAAAGAACCATCGCCACCTCTGTTAACCAATACATCAAAACCTTTAACATAAACTACATCTCCACAAGTAGAAACTATTCTTGATACACTGTACTTTTTTGTATGAAAAATTTTATCCAAACAAAATAAATCTCTGAAAAAATCTAATACAACACTACCCTCTAGAGCTAAATCTTCATAAAGCACAATATCATTGATCCTGAAGGGCACAAAAAAAGACCTTACATATTTTGAAACAAAAATTAAATTATGATTCTTAGTTATTAAAGGAAGCATTTCTTCACCTTGAAAATTAAAAATTTGCATAACAAATTTTGTATTAATATAGTTTAAAATCAAAAAAAGCAATATAAGATTAAGAAAAATTTTTCTTCGCTTTTTTCTCAGAAGCCTTTGTTCAAAAGTCAAACATGCAGCCATTTTTAAAGAAAACCCATCCTAGAGAAAGGAAAATGCAAGAAAAAAGTCCTACCAAGTATCTTATTTTTGTTTATGACCCCAAAAAATCTACCATCATGAGAATTATCTCTATTATCCCCAATGGGCAACACATATCCATAAGGCACATACAAACCATAATCTCTTATTATTGCTTTTTCCATGTAATAATCAACATATGGCATGAAAGCCACTAAATAACTATACTCTAATCTCTCAACTTCAAATCTATCAACAACCCTCACATTAAAAAACGAAAAATCGGGCGTGCTCTCTAGATTTAAACTTAGCTGCCTTAATGCAATAAACATAGCAAGTTCATCATAAACCTTATAATCTTCTTCTTCAACAAGTTTTTTTGAAGCAAAATCATATCCCAAAGAAGCTTTATACAATTTTTCTTCTATAAAATTCTCTTCTCCTTCTTTCTTAACAAACAATTTTCCATTTCGGAATCTTATAACTTTACCATCAGCAAATAATGCCCTTTTTACAAAAAACCTAACACTAGGATTTCCATCTTCATCTCTGTCAAGATCAATAAAGGAGAAAGTCAACATAAAAATTATTCTCTGAAAAATATCAAAAAAAATTCCCTTTGACTTATATTCTATATTTTCAAAAATAACAATATCTGTCTCTCCTGGTTCCCTAATTCCATTCATTTTACCCATTCCAGGTAAAAATTCAGGACCATAAGAAAACTTATCTACAAATAAAAAATCTCCTACCTTAAGAGTATCTTCCATGGATCCTGTTGGGATTCTAAATCCTTGCAAAAAATACTGATTTATTGCCAAAACAAAAATCACAGCACCTAAAAACTCAAACAGAAAATTAACCAAAGAGCCTCGCTTCCTAGCCTTTAGCCTATAAAGGTACTTCTTTTTTTTCCTATAGGTTAGATATCTCTCAATAGACTTCACTAAAAAGTGAGCCAACTTATCTAATTTTCCTAGATACATAAATTATGCCCTCAGTAATAAAATATACATAAAATCAAAATTTATTAAAATACTTAAAACAAGCATTTAAAGACAAAGCAACTTAAAGTTGACCTTATCTTCATACTTCCCTATAATTACACATGTGATTCAGAAAGAAGACAAAGTGGATGATGAGGCTTTTAAAGTAAAGTTAAAACCGATATTAGGCATGGTGCCTGAGGTTTATGTTTTATTAATATTACTGACCCTGCTTTTATCACTAATCTTTATTTTTTTAGTAAATCCTAAGCTAAAGAACCCTGGAGCCTATCTGAGTGTAAAGACCAATATTGACAATGCACATGTTTACCTAGATGAAAAATACCTTGGAAGAACTCCACTAAATAAATACACAAATGCTGCCAGAGGAACCTTAAGAATCAAAAGAATGGGATTTGATACTTATGAAAAACAAATTGAGATAAAAAACAAGTTTTTCACAAGCTATAAATTTAATATCAGTTTAGATTTAAGAGATCCTGACAAAATTATGCAGCAAAGACAAAAAGAACTCTCCGTTATGACAAAGCTTAAAAACACTAGTGACAATATACAACCAATACCCATATTCTCACTGATTTTAAACGATTTGAAAGACAGGCCAGAATACATTAAAAAATTTTTAAGGATTTCTATCCCGTATCTAAATTCAAGTGCAGTGTTTAAAGACTTTCTTGTAGCATACAGATCAGTTTACTTGGTAGATGACAAAAGCAATGAGGAGATGTGGAAATCTTTACAACAAAACTTTAATCTAGAAGACAGGGCCGCTATTTGGTTTTTTGAAAATCTAGACAATGAACAGCAAAGACAAATATCTGATGAAAAATGGTTTATGGCAATAGTAGAAAAATTAAAAGATGAAAATAAAATACTGACATCTGAAAATAAGAGTGTAGATCTAACTTTAAGGGGCTTTAAAAAGGTAGCTTCAGGCACTATTGAAAGCGCTCAAAGTTATAAATTACATACCCGAAATATTACAATCAAAACTACATATAAATTAAAAGAATTTTTAATACAGAATCAAAATATTACTAAAGCTGAATATCAGATGTTCTTAAACAAAAATCCTAGATGGTCATTCAACAATAAAGATAATTTAATAAAAGAAGAACTGGTAGATGACAGATATCTTAAGAATTTTGAGCAGATGCCCTTTAATGAAGATATTACTAACATACCTTACAATGCAGCTTTAGAATATGCTAGATGGTATTCTTCAAATCTACCAAAAGGATTTACAGCAAGACTCCCTTTACCTCAAGAGTGGGAGCTGTATCAAAGAGAAGAATCAAAATCAATCGATAGTTTAAATGTCAATGAAATATCTGAAAAAGTTGGATTTTGGAATCTAATGCAAAACTCAAACTTTAATGATCTCTTATTATTTAGAGATGAGAATCAAAATAACATATATTCCACACACTTTGATTCACTAATAACCGAAGTTAGAACATATAATTACAATGACAGCTCAGTACTTAGGCCTTCAACAAGAGCTTCTTTTTTTAAAAATTGGAGTTCACCAAATATTGGATTTAGATTAATTATTGAAAAGGAATAGAGATGGCCTTATTATTGCTTGAAAACAAAAAAGCAAAATTCAACTACTTCGTTGAAGATAAAATAACCTGCGGTCTTGTATTAAGAGGAACTGAGGTCAAGTCTATTAAACTTAAAAAAGTTTCATTTAATGATAGTTTTGCCACTATTAGAAAAGATGAAATGTGGCTTGAAAATTTACATATATCTAAGTATAAGGAAGGCAACATCTTTAATCATGAGGAGATAAGAAGCAGAAAACTACTTCTTAAAAAGAAAGAAATACAAAAACTAAAAAAATTCAAAGAAAAAGAAGGATATACTTTAGTTCCCATTGCAATTTATCTAAAACACTCACTGATTAAAGTAGAACTAGGAGTATGCAAAGGAAAAAAATTATTCGACAAAAGAGAAGTCTTAAAACAGAAAAGCATCAAAAAGGAGCTAAGTCGAGAAATTAAACAATACAGGTAATCTAGCTGCCAATGAACACAAAAGACCAGAGCAGCTATGAAAACCACTCCAATCTAACTAAATAAACTTAAACTAATAGTTTTTTGTAAAAGAAATCCCAAACCCAGGCACGTTACTGTCATTCATGGCAACACCAAGTCCAGGCTGGAACCCTCCTAAAGCGGCCACCAAGCTTTGCTTAAGCCTTGCATTATAGCTAGAAGCATGCGTAAACGGAAGAACAATTTCAACAAGCCTTGTTATAGCAAAAGTCACTCCCCCTACTGCTATTAAAGATACCCCAAGGACCGGCCACTCCTTCTCCTTCCCTTCCTCAAGCTTACTCACACCACCAATAGAATACACGCCATAAGCCAACAACCCAGCACCAATAGCATCAAACGCCAAAACAGACAAGCCACCAAGAATATCTCCCTGAGCAAAAGACCCTATCCCAAATCCCAAAAATAGATTCAGAAAAAACGGAATCAAAGGATCCTTCTTAGACGTCTCATAAATTAACAACTTACTCACTGAATCACCACCAGTCTTTTCATCCCCAGTCTGCGCAAAACCGGCAAAAGTACAAAAAGAAAACAAAACCACAATCAACATTCTCTTCATCAAATAACCTCCTTCATTGTGCTATAAATATACTATATTATCAATATACTATCAACAGCACAAAGCAAATCTATTAATGAAGCAACGGTAACAAAAAGATGCAAAAATTACTACCTAAACTTAACCTTTTTAAGCTTGCTGCTTGAAATTTTCTTACCCACAGAAGTCCTTGATTTAGTCACAAACTCATCAATACTGATCGCTTTAACAACACCTTCACTAGTGGCAAATTCTACAACTTCTGGATTTAAAGCAAAAGCTACAAATTCGTCTCCGTCATCCAAAAACTTGTAAATCTTATCTGTAACAAACTTATCTACTCTAAATCTCTTAACATAATGCAAGTTTTCAGATTTATTAAGATAAATAATAGAAAATACCTGCTCTTTTGAACTATTTATATCATAAACTAAAGCACTTACATTATTTTTATCGATAAAAGTCTTATCCTCAATATTTTTTATGATATAAGATTTTTTCTTAAATACTAATATTTTGTCATAATAACTAGCATTACCAATAAATTCACCATCAATAAGACTGGTCCCAACAAAACCAGATTTCAAATTTAAATAAACTTTCATATTCTTAGTAGCTATTTCCCTAACATTTTTTGACTGAATAAGAGATATCTCCGTCTTCCTTTTGTAAAGTTTAGAATACTTTGCAAGAAGCTTATCAATAAAATCTATTGAATATCCTCTAATCGCCCTAATGCTACTCTCCACGCTCTTTAATTCCTTACTGAAAGCTTTAATATCTTTATTATTCTTATCAATATCAAAAATACTTATTTTCCGAATAGGAATTTTAAGTAAATTTTCAATATCACCCAAAACAATCTCTCTGTAAAAACTGTCTCTATATTTTAAGATATTATCTAAAATAATACCCACAACATCAGATTCTTTAGAAACAGTCTCAAGTACCTTATAAATTCTCTTCTCAATAAATATTTGCTCTAGGGTTTTATAAAAAATTTTTTCAAGTATTTTACTTCTCTGTAATTCAAGCTCAGTCTTTAAAACCTTTTGCAAATGCTCCGCATGAAATTTGATAATGTCTGTAATGGTATAAGTAACAGGATACCTATCGCTGAGCAAAAGCAAATTAACAGAAATAGATATCTGACAATTTGTATAATGATACAGTTTTTCAATAACTTCATTCGCGTATACTCCCCTTGGGAGAGTTAACTCAATCTCCACACGCTCCGTGGTAAAGTCGTTAATACTTGTCACCTTAATATAATTCTTTCGGATAGCTTTTTCAATCGAAGCTATTATGCTCTCAGTAGTCTCACCAAATGGCAATTCCTTTATTAAAATGGTCCTATTATCCTCTGTAGCCTCGATTTTAGCACGAACCAAAACTTTTCCATTCCCATCCGCATACTCATTAACATCAACTATTCCACCCGTAGGAAAATCCGGATAAAGTTCATAAGACTCGCCTAGTAGTTCACTCCTTACAGCATTCAAAATTTCATTAAAATTGTGTGGTAAAATTTTCGCAGCCATACCAACTGCAATTCCCTCACTCCCCTGAATAAGCACTACTGGAATTTTTGCAGGAAAAATCAAAGGTTCATTATTACGTCCATCATAAGAAGGCTCATAAGATGTTATCTCCTTGCTATAAAGCACATCAAACGCTAAAGGAGTTAATCGACATTCAATGTAACGGGACGCAGATGCGGGATCACCAGTTAAAAGATTGCCAAAATTCCCCTGCTTCTCAATAAATAAATCCTTGTTCGCCATATTAACAAGGGCCTCATAAATGGAAGTATCTCCGTGAGGATGATACTTCATTGTATTTCCAACAACATTTGCAACCTTGTGAAAATTGCTATCATGCATCTCAAAAAGAGAATGTATAATTCTCCTCTGCACAGGCTTAAATCCGTCAATAACACTTGCAATTGCGCGATCCTTAATGACGTATGATGAATATTGCAAAAAATTATCTCTGAGTAGTGTTCTAATGTCCATTAAATCAAATTCTCCATAATAAAGCGACGCCTATCAGGAGTATTTTGTCCCATATAAAACCCCAACTTCTCTTTTATGTCCTTAATATTGAAAAGATCAACCTTTGTAAGTTTAATATTAGAAACATCAATAAAACCCCTAAACTCACTTGGAGAAATTTCTCCAAGTCCCTTAAATCTTGTTACCTCAGGATTATTAACCTCAAGCATAGCCTTTTGTTTCTCTTCCTCAGAATAACAATAAACAGTAGTTTTTTTATTCCTTACCCTGAAAAGTGGAGTTTCTAATATGTACATATGCCCATTTAAAACCAAATCTTCAAAATAAGTTAGGAAAAATGTTAAAAGTAAATTTCTAATATGAAACCCGTCAAAATCAGCATCCGTAGCGATCACCACCTTGTTATATCTTAAATTTTCAACCGATTCTTCAATACCAAGAGCTACCATCATGTTGTAAAGCTCCTCATTCTTATATATTTCAGATTTACTCTTCTCAAACATGTTTTGGGGCTTACCTCTAAGAGAAAATATAGCCTGAGTGTACACATCCCTACAAGACACCATGGAACCTGTAGCAGAATCTCCTTCCGTTAGGAATATCATGGTAACCTCAGATTGAATACTCTTTTCATTAAAGTGAAATTTACAATCTTTAAGCTTGGGAATCTTAAAAGATATTTTCTTTGCTCTCTCCTTTGCTTCCTTCCTTACACTACTTAATTCTTTTCTAAGGCGTTCATTGTCAACCACCTTGCTCTCAATTGCCTTTGCTAAAGTTTTATTTTTATAAAGAATCTCTGAAATTATTCTTTGCACTTCTTTAGCGACATTACCTCTAGTTTCAATATTGCCAAGTTTATTTTTAGTCTGACTTTCAAATATTGGATCTTTTATCTTAACAGAGAGAGTAGCCACCAGCCCCTCTCTAATATCGGTAGATGAATACGTCTTCTTAAGAAAATCATTAATGGCTCTAGCAAAACCTTCTCTAAAGCCTGTCTGATGTGTCCCTCCATCGCTAGTATACTGCCCATTTACAAATGAGAAATATGTCTCCCCATAATTACTTGTATGAGAAAAGGCAAATTCTAAAGTCTTACTAGAATAGTAAACAAAATCATAAAGTAGATCTTCATTTTTAATTTCAGAGTTTATAAAATCTAGGAGCCCCTTTTTAGACTCAAAAATTTGATCATTATAATTAATTTTAAGGCCCTTATTTAAGCAGGCATAATGAAAAAATCTTCTATTTAGAAAATCCTCACTATACTTGTACTTGCCAAAAATTTCCGTATCTGCTAAAAACTCAATATAAGTACCATTTCTCTCATCAGAGTTTCCCTCTGAAGTCTTCATCAAATTTCCCTTAGAAAAAAGAGCCTCAAAGAATTTACCATCCCTTATTGACCTTACCAAAAATCTTGAACTTAAAGCGTTAACAGCTTTAGTGCCAACTCCATTAAGTCCCACAGAAAATTGAAATACATCATCATTATATTTAGCACCAGTATTGATAATAGAAACACTCTCTACAACTTTTCCAAGAGGAATACCTCGCCCATAATCTCTGACTCCAATAACATTATTTTCTTTTCTTATAAATATTTCCTTACCATAACCCACAATAAATTCATCAATAGAATTGTCGATTATTTCTTTAATTAAAATATAAATACCATCGTCAATATTAGACCCATCCCCAAGCCTCCCTATGTACATCCCAGACCGCAACCTAATATGCTCAAGGGAAGACAAGGTAACAATTTTACTCTCATCGTAGCTATTTGTCTTCATCTAAATCCCTGTTAATGCCATATTGCACCTTCATTTTTTCCAATTTTTTAACTATTTTATCCCGCACAATAACATGAAGATTCTCTTTCTCATCGTTTTTTAAACTACAAACATCTATTGGAGAATGAACATGCACATACACAGATAATCCTGAATTAAATATAAAATTTTTAAGAAAAACCTTATGCGTATTAAGAAGAGTAACGGGTATAATCGGAGAGTTTGTCCTCAGAGCTAGATTCATAGCGCCTCTCTTAAATTTCCCCACTTCACCGCCTCTACTTCTAGTCCCTTCAGGAAAAATTCCAATAAATCTTCCCTCTTTAATAACCTTAATAGCCATCCTTTGGGCATTAGCAGAAGACTTTAGACTATTCCTCTGCACGGGAATGGCCCCTATGCAAACTAACATCAGATTAAGAAAGGGAATAGTAAAAAGTGACCTCTTAGCAACCACTACAAAGGGCTGCACAAATATGTAAATTAAAAAAATTGCATCCATTGCAGCAACATGATTTCCCATAATCACCGCACTACCTCCCCTGCTAGATAAACAATCATCACTGTCTCTTGTAACAACGACCTTAATATCAGAAAGCCATAAGGTAATATTGATCCCGAATCTCATTAACACAAAACTAAGTTTTACAAAATAATTCTCAAATTTAAAAATTCTAAAAATTAAATACACCGGAAATGAAACAGTAAAAATGAAAAAAAAGAAAAGAGCATTAGCATAGGTAAGAACATTCCTTAATACTCTTATAAGAATTAATCTAATTTTTCTATCCTCTCAAGCTTCAACCTCTGTCCCTTAAGCAAGCTTACTTCATCTTTCAAAATTTTAACAGGATTAAGAATAATCGTAGAAAATTTTTGCTTCTCAACTACCCTCTCGTTATATTCAACGACAAAAGATTCTCTCATCCTAACATCATCCATACTGACCTCATACTCAAGAATTAAATCATTCTTTAAACTAAAAACACTAAAAATTCCATAATAAACATTATCTTCAATAACATAAGTAAGGTTAGGATAAGAAAAATCATAAATAATATTCTTATACACATAATTGCCATTTGGAATAAAAAGATTCTCTCCCTCCCTATCCTCTCCCAAAACAGAGTCATCAAATCTTTTAAAAACACCCGAGAATCCATACTTATCATAAGCATCTGTCCCAGTATCAACCTTTACCTCAATAATATCACCATCAATGATTTTTATCCAAAAATTGTAAACTATTAAGTCTGAAAAAACAGATTTTGTACTAATGTTGAGAGTATTGTAAGCCGGCTTTGATATGTATTCAATATTTGCTATTTCTTGATAATTTTTCTTAAAAATACTAATCTCGTTGGAATGTCTGTTAAACAACAAAAACAGAGTATCGTCAAGACTTGACTTTTCCAATGTTTGATATGTATCACTTTCATACCAAACGCCATATAAAAATTTATAAACACCCTCTTTAGTCAAATCTTTTAGGGTTTTATACACATTACTGTCCATTCGTCTAATATTTTCACTTGCAGACAAAGGATAATAACTTCTATGAGAGTGAGAATATTTATACATTTCAACTCGACTAACTATTATATCCTCACCCTGTTTATTGTATTTTTCTAAAGAAATAGAATAACTTTCCCTAGATTGCTTATCATCGTAAGCTGAGGACCTATCATACTTATTTATAATAATGCTTCCATTCACTTTATTAAAAAATACAGGTCTGTACGATGAAACATCATTAGCAACCGCCTTCTGAAAAACATATAAAACAGTCTCTTCATTTAAAAATCCTTGCACAACTATATCAAAATCATAATCACCAGTAATATCCTCAAGATACATGTTATAAGATTTCCTAGAATCAATATCTACTTGCTCTTTAAAAAGAACTATTGCCTTATGCGTTTTCGGATCGAATCCAATAATAAACAGATAAGATTTAAGATCTGAAAAAGACTGTGCCAAAACCACTTGTTCAAAGTAAACATCCAAATTTAGATTTTCCTGTTGAACCGAAAGGATTTTATAACCCTTAAGGTCAATAAGCGACCCAAAAACATCTTCTCCATTACTTACATTTGAAACGCTAATATCAGAATATTTGACTCCGCTACCTCCCCCTACCTCTTTGTTAAAGACAATAAAGCCCTCATTGTCCCTAACACAGGACAACAAAACAAAGAAAAAAAGTAAAACTAGTTTAAAACACATATCATATATTTCATCTGTAAACTCAATTCTACTAACTACTGGGTTTAATTAAAATTCTGCAAAGCAAAAAACGCCTCACTAAAATTTTCTTCAAAGTCATTCTTATTCAACATAGAATCTACCACTAACCTACTACCTGCCTGATAAAGATTATCAAAAATAACATCTTCTTTAAGTACATGATTAGATTCAACAGAATAACTACCTCTTGGGTTTAAGGAAAACACATAAACCTTACGGTCTGCTAAAAAAGGTTTAGACCAACTATTTTCTTTTAAAGAAAAGATGATATCATAAAAATCCTTACTGTTTTTAAACCCAGACAACTCCTCTCCTAAAGTGCTAGGATAAATACTCATATTGTAAGCAAGATTGACAATATCTTTTTTTAATGCCAATTTTTGGCTTCTAAGAGTTTTTTGTACCCCATCGGTACCCATCTCAATAACAACACCATCAAGCTTATTTTCAAGAAAAGACTCAATAACGCTTGGTTCATAAGTCTCTACATATTTTCTAGCCACACTAATATCATGTTCCGAATTTTTATCAAAATCATGTACATTACTCAATACCTTGTAAATCTCATAACCACCCCCCTCCTTGCTTTTAATAGGCTTGGAAAGCTCATTTACTTTCAAAGAAAAAACCAACCCCACGTCTTCCTTTCTCTCAAAGGCAAGATCAAAATCAAAATAATACTTCCTAGAAGAAACAACTCCCTTAAAATTAGCGATATCTTCAGAGTAAACCTTAGCTACCTCATCAAAAGGCGTATTCTTGGACAACTTTTCATAAGCATCATTCGCTTCCCCTAAATTTTTAAAACGAATGAACGCAACCTCAATACTTTTAAACAAAGTTAAAGCTCCCTCAGCATAGGAAATTAATTCATCTCGTGGAAAATCCTGATATGAAAGCGCAAGATATGAAATATTCCTCCTAACTTTAGCCATATCTTTAATTGCATCAGGAAGAGAATTTGCAAATATCAAGCTACTATTCAATAAAATCTGTATGTTAGAAGAGAGTAAATCTTCCACCATTTCACTCTGGATCTTAAACTTCTGATAATCAGAAACTTTATCGTACCTCTTAGGACTAAAATTACCAGTAGAGTCCAGATACGCAGGAGAATTCATCAATTTCTTATTTAACATATCCTTTGAAACATAAAAGCTATTAGCTTTTGCTAAATCAAGAAAAGCAATATCCTCCACATGCTTGGAAAAAGCTAAGTTCCAAATAGCGTATTCCATATCAGAATTATTTTTATTTTGCATTAATCTAGAATAAAGATTCGAATAATGATTAACATATTTAGCAAGTCTATTGTTCTTTTCATAATAAATTGGCTGCCCCTTATAAGACCCAAATCTCAGTCCAGATGAATCAGTACTCTCAACCAAAACCGGAATTAGGGGCGCAATAATGAACCCAAACACAATCAATATAAGCGCTAAAAGGCCCCAAACACCAACCCTCTTATCGTTAGAATCAAAAGAATCAACCCCAGACACATCTCTTTTCATCCGTTTCACTCTCTTGTGCATAAAAACAACCTTCAAAATTTCAATAAAAATAATATTTCAAATACCAAAGTAGCATAATTAAAGCATTATTTCAATTGAAATATTTAGATTAAGAACTACCCTTAGAGTGGAGGGCAGGGCGCTTGCTAGTTTGATGCTCTTTGAAGGTCCGACAGTGCACAGAGAATGATGAAAGATGACGGTTTTAATATTCATATAAGACCAAACGAGCTTGGTAGGCTCATAAAGATAATCTACGATAATTTTGGAATTAATCTTAGTGAAAAGAAGAAGTTACTAATTGAGAGTCGCCTTTCGTCGACGATTAGGGCAAAAAGTTTTGACAGCTTCACAGAGTATATTGACTACTTAGAAAGTGGTGCAAGTCAAATGCCCTTAGTAGAATTGGTGGATAAAATATCGACAAATCATACTTATTTTTTCAGAGAACCTAATCATTTCGAATTCCTTGAAAGGAAACTTTTACCAAAAATGATTAGTCAGATGGCAAAGTCGGGAGAGAAGGAAATTCGCATATGGTCAGCTGGTTGTTCAAGTGGAGAAGAACCGTACACAGTTGCAATGATAATAAATGAGCATATAAACAATAATAAAATTTATTTAAAGGCAAAAATCTTGGCAACCGATATTTCAGTTACCGTATTAAAAGAAGCTAGCCAAGGAATTTATCCAGGAGACCGCGTGAAAACCCTTCCTAAGCATTTAAAATTTAAATACTTGAATCAACTTAAAGGTGACAAGTTTGAGGTCAAGGACACACTTAAAACAATGGTTCAATTTAAAAAATTAAACCTAATGGATGAATACTTTCCATTCAGAAAGAAATTTGATTTAATTTTTTGTAGAAATGTAATGATTTACTTTGATGAAGAAACTAGGGATCTGCTTGCTGAAAAATTTAGCAAACATCTAAAAGACGACTGTTGTCTACTTATCGGTCACTCTGAAACAATCAGGGGAAATAAAAACTTTGAGTATGTTATGCCAGCCACATATAGGAAAATAAATTAATACAAGGCATATCTATTTACCTTGTATCCTTTTATGTAGACAAATGAGCTCTTCGATAAGGTTTTTCTCGCTCAATAAACCCGTGATGCAGTTTTGAATGTTAAATACAGTCAATGACAAACACACATTTTGCATAAATTTACCATCACTCATGAATTCTGCTTGCAAAGCATTAATATCGGTAATTAAAGTCTCAATTTCGCCAAGCTCGTATTCAATATCGTCAAAGTTTCCTTTCTTAACCTCTCTTAACAGTTCGTAAAGTCTATGTCTTACACTACCAGACTTATCTAAAATCAACACAAACTTATCACCAATATATTTATTCAATTCATCACTTAACATATAGCCTCTCTAGGTCAAATTCACTTTTTCTCCTACCTTAACAAAATAAAGCAACTCACCTATTGTAGCAACATGGTCTCCAACTCTTTCTAGAAAGCTATTTAAAAACAAGATATTTAGAAGATAATCCAAATTTTCCGGATTATTTTTCATAGCATCAATTACAACTGTCTTTTGCTTGGAAAATAATTTATCTATAATGTTGTCGTACTTTACTATTTTAAGTATTTTAGTAAAATCCCCATCAAAGTAAGCATCAAAAATATTTGAAAGCATATCCTTTGCTGTATCTGCCATTTCTCTTAAAGGCTTAAGATAAAGACTAGCAGTGCAAAAATCTGCCGCATTAGATTCCAAGAGAAGTACGACCTTTACAATTTTAGTAGAATGGTCTGCGATTCGCTCAAGGGAACTTATTATTTTAATAATCGCTAAAATCTCCCTAAGTTCAGTAGCCACAGG
The sequence above is drawn from the Borrelia sp. RT5S genome and encodes:
- the lepB gene encoding signal peptidase I; protein product: MAACLTFEQRLLRKKRRKIFLNLILLFLILNYINTKFVMQIFNFQGEEMLPLITKNHNLIFVSKYVRSFFVPFRINDIVLYEDLALEGSVVLDFFRDLFCLDKIFHTKKYSVSRIVSTCGDVVYVKGFDVLVNRGGDGSFYLNGTLIGNYKLNDFFKSNEPIKCFTLKKNEFFLLNENLKILNDSRVFGPIRKDKIESSLVLKIMDYKIVR
- a CDS encoding S26 family signal peptidase, with the protein product MYLGKLDKLAHFLVKSIERYLTYRKKKKYLYRLKARKRGSLVNFLFEFLGAVIFVLAINQYFLQGFRIPTGSMEDTLKVGDFLFVDKFSYGPEFLPGMGKMNGIREPGETDIVIFENIEYKSKGIFFDIFQRIIFMLTFSFIDLDRDEDGNPSVRFFVKRALFADGKVIRFRNGKLFVKKEGEENFIEEKLYKASLGYDFASKKLVEEEDYKVYDELAMFIALRQLSLNLESTPDFSFFNVRVVDRFEVERLEYSYLVAFMPYVDYYMEKAIIRDYGLYVPYGYVLPIGDNRDNSHDGRFFGVINKNKILGRTFFLHFPFSRMGFL
- a CDS encoding SUMF1/EgtB/PvdO family nonheme iron enzyme — protein: MIQKEDKVDDEAFKVKLKPILGMVPEVYVLLILLTLLLSLIFIFLVNPKLKNPGAYLSVKTNIDNAHVYLDEKYLGRTPLNKYTNAARGTLRIKRMGFDTYEKQIEIKNKFFTSYKFNISLDLRDPDKIMQQRQKELSVMTKLKNTSDNIQPIPIFSLILNDLKDRPEYIKKFLRISIPYLNSSAVFKDFLVAYRSVYLVDDKSNEEMWKSLQQNFNLEDRAAIWFFENLDNEQQRQISDEKWFMAIVEKLKDENKILTSENKSVDLTLRGFKKVASGTIESAQSYKLHTRNITIKTTYKLKEFLIQNQNITKAEYQMFLNKNPRWSFNNKDNLIKEELVDDRYLKNFEQMPFNEDITNIPYNAALEYARWYSSNLPKGFTARLPLPQEWELYQREESKSIDSLNVNEISEKVGFWNLMQNSNFNDLLLFRDENQNNIYSTHFDSLITEVRTYNYNDSSVLRPSTRASFFKNWSSPNIGFRLIIEKE
- the smpB gene encoding SsrA-binding protein SmpB, which encodes MALLLLENKKAKFNYFVEDKITCGLVLRGTEVKSIKLKKVSFNDSFATIRKDEMWLENLHISKYKEGNIFNHEEIRSRKLLLKKKEIQKLKKFKEKEGYTLVPIAIYLKHSLIKVELGVCKGKKLFDKREVLKQKSIKKELSREIKQYR
- a CDS encoding P13 family porin, translating into MKRMLIVVLFSFCTFAGFAQTGDEKTGGDSVSKLLIYETSKKDPLIPFFLNLFLGFGIGSFAQGDILGGLSVLAFDAIGAGLLAYGVYSIGGVSKLEEGKEKEWPVLGVSLIAVGGVTFAITRLVEIVLPFTHASSYNARLKQSLVAALGGFQPGLGVAMNDSNVPGFGISFTKNY
- a CDS encoding DNA topoisomerase IV subunit A, whose protein sequence is MDIRTLLRDNFLQYSSYVIKDRAIASVIDGFKPVQRRIIHSLFEMHDSNFHKVANVVGNTMKYHPHGDTSIYEALVNMANKDLFIEKQGNFGNLLTGDPASASRYIECRLTPLAFDVLYSKEITSYEPSYDGRNNEPLIFPAKIPVVLIQGSEGIAVGMAAKILPHNFNEILNAVRSELLGESYELYPDFPTGGIVDVNEYADGNGKVLVRAKIEATEDNRTILIKELPFGETTESIIASIEKAIRKNYIKVTSINDFTTERVEIELTLPRGVYANEVIEKLYHYTNCQISISVNLLLLSDRYPVTYTITDIIKFHAEHLQKVLKTELELQRSKILEKIFYKTLEQIFIEKRIYKVLETVSKESDVVGIILDNILKYRDSFYREIVLGDIENLLKIPIRKISIFDIDKNNKDIKAFSKELKSVESSIRAIRGYSIDFIDKLLAKYSKLYKRKTEISLIQSKNVREIATKNMKVYLNLKSGFVGTSLIDGEFIGNASYYDKILVFKKKSYIIKNIEDKTFIDKNNVSALVYDINSSKEQVFSIIYLNKSENLHYVKRFRVDKFVTDKIYKFLDDGDEFVAFALNPEVVEFATSEGVVKAISIDEFVTKSRTSVGKKISSSKLKKVKFR